A portion of the Tamandua tetradactyla isolate mTamTet1 chromosome 16, mTamTet1.pri, whole genome shotgun sequence genome contains these proteins:
- the LOC143658636 gene encoding leukocyte immunoglobulin-like receptor subfamily A member 5 isoform X1, with protein sequence MRECAQLQNWTDCVQTVEGASLCGWRDEPLMGTLFQGCAAASGSMSRRGTQQADSYHLRKEGVSKPWDTQTPLDSRDTVGFSIESMSAYTAGRFRCVYHSSGGWSEPSDPLHLVVTGAYSKPSQPSQALWWLQEGA encoded by the exons ATGAGAGAATGTGCTCAGCTCCAGAACTGGACTGACTGTGTTCAAACCGTGGAAGGAGCTTCCTTGTGTGGGTGGAGGGATGAGCCCCTCATGGGGACTCTCTTCCAGGGATGTGCAGCGGCCAGTGGGAGCATGTCCAGGCGG GGGACCCAGCAGGCTGACAGCTACCATCTAAGGAAGGAGGGAGTCTCCAAACCCTGGGATACGCAGACCCCACTGGACTCCAGGGATACGGTTGGATTCTCCATCGAATCCATGAGCGCATACACTGCAGGGCGGTTCCGGTGTGTCTATCACAGCTCGGGGGGCTGGTCAGAGCCCAGTGACCCCCTGCACCTGGTGGTGACAG GAGCCTACAGCAAACCCTCTCAGCCCAGCCAAGCCCTGTGGTGGCTTCAGGAGGGAGCGTGA
- the LOC143658636 gene encoding leukocyte immunoglobulin-like receptor subfamily A member 5 isoform X2 yields the protein MCSGQWEHVQAGTLPKPSLWADSGSMIPLGSPVTLWCQGTQQADSYHLRKEGVSKPWDTQTPLDSRDTVGFSIESMSAYTAGRFRCVYHSSGGWSEPSDPLHLVVTGAYSKPSQPSQALWWLQEGA from the exons ATGTGCAGCGGCCAGTGGGAGCATGTCCAGGCGG GGACCCTCCCCAAACCCTCTCTCTGGGCTGACTCAGGCTCCATGATCCCCTTGGGGAGCCCTGTGACCCTCTGGTGTCAGGGGACCCAGCAGGCTGACAGCTACCATCTAAGGAAGGAGGGAGTCTCCAAACCCTGGGATACGCAGACCCCACTGGACTCCAGGGATACGGTTGGATTCTCCATCGAATCCATGAGCGCATACACTGCAGGGCGGTTCCGGTGTGTCTATCACAGCTCGGGGGGCTGGTCAGAGCCCAGTGACCCCCTGCACCTGGTGGTGACAG GAGCCTACAGCAAACCCTCTCAGCCCAGCCAAGCCCTGTGGTGGCTTCAGGAGGGAGCGTGA